One Devosia lacusdianchii genomic window carries:
- a CDS encoding GGDEF domain-containing protein, whose protein sequence is MTGLHKQLPKYAWLRIQRVTGVVTALSIVLSVVMTNAIMETFSAGVNVQGLAVSILTPLALGGPMIFFLMLKHEQLRHANRQLEKLATTDWLTACLNRGAFTRAVTQHLGASRRQGALLFVDADDFKGVNDRFGHDQGDEALRLLAAAIQVAVSEGGIVGRLGGEEFGVFLPDADPVAADRAAEQIRSMVAAIAFEPGGMPCPLSVSIGGTTFAGPAEFSELYRLADQRLYDAKNSGRDCVAMMQAA, encoded by the coding sequence ATGACGGGACTTCACAAGCAGCTTCCGAAGTATGCGTGGCTTCGGATTCAGCGGGTAACTGGGGTGGTAACGGCGCTATCGATCGTCCTGTCGGTCGTCATGACCAATGCCATCATGGAAACCTTCTCGGCCGGCGTGAACGTGCAGGGCCTCGCCGTATCCATCCTCACGCCGCTGGCTCTGGGCGGCCCGATGATCTTCTTCCTGATGCTCAAGCATGAGCAATTGCGCCATGCCAACCGTCAGCTGGAAAAACTGGCCACCACCGATTGGCTGACCGCCTGCCTCAATCGCGGCGCTTTCACCCGCGCGGTCACCCAGCACCTGGGCGCATCGCGGCGCCAGGGCGCGCTGCTGTTCGTCGATGCCGACGACTTCAAGGGCGTCAATGACCGTTTCGGCCACGACCAGGGCGACGAGGCCCTGCGCCTGCTGGCCGCCGCGATCCAGGTCGCGGTATCTGAAGGCGGTATCGTCGGGCGGCTGGGCGGCGAGGAGTTCGGCGTTTTCCTCCCCGATGCCGATCCGGTGGCCGCCGACCGGGCAGCCGAGCAGATCCGCAGCATGGTGGCGGCGATCGCCTTCGAGCCCGGGGGAATGCCCTGCCCGCTATCGGTGAGCATCGGCGGAACGACATTTGCCGGCCCGGCCGAATTCTCCGAACTCTATCGGCTGGCCGACCAACGCCTATACGACGCCAAGAATAGCGGCCGCGACTGCGTCGCCATGATGCAGGCCGCTTGA
- the tolR gene encoding protein TolR: MGMGAAAGGGGGGGRRRRSRKKAIMSEINITPMVDVMLVLLIIFMVAAPMMTSGVPLDLPQASASPMPSQADPITISVERDGAISINEEPVAEADLINTVTAMAVNGTEDRIFLRGDTTANYGAVMKVVGLLQRAGFNKMGFITSPPEP; encoded by the coding sequence ATGGGTATGGGTGCAGCTGCCGGTGGCGGCGGAGGCGGCGGACGCCGCCGTCGCAGCCGCAAGAAGGCGATCATGAGCGAAATCAACATCACGCCCATGGTGGACGTGATGCTGGTGCTGCTCATCATCTTCATGGTGGCCGCGCCGATGATGACGTCGGGCGTGCCGCTCGACCTGCCGCAGGCCAGCGCCAGCCCAATGCCAAGCCAAGCCGATCCGATCACCATTTCCGTTGAGCGGGATGGCGCGATTTCCATCAATGAAGAGCCTGTCGCTGAGGCTGACCTGATCAATACGGTTACCGCGATGGCCGTCAACGGTACGGAAGACCGCATCTTCCTGCGCGGCGATACCACGGCCAATTATGGTGCGGTGATGAAGGTAGTGGGCCTGCTGCAGCGCGCAGGTTTCAACAAGATGGGGTTTATCACTAGCCCGCCGGAGCCGTAG
- a CDS encoding NUDIX hydrolase yields MTTSSVKSRMVSFDDGDQRFQMRAAGIAIRHGHVLVHRPTGDRQWTLPGGRVDLGETSAETVAREMVEELGQVVSVGRLVFIGENFFSLDGRMVHEFALFYEMTVPEAFPFLSDEVCHRVRDGNNDLEFRWVPTDPQRLSALPLRPAPLQTRLASLPSATELFAVRFGS; encoded by the coding sequence ATGACCACTTCCAGCGTGAAATCGCGGATGGTCTCCTTTGACGATGGCGACCAGCGTTTTCAAATGCGGGCGGCGGGCATCGCCATCCGGCACGGACACGTGCTGGTGCATCGGCCCACCGGGGACAGGCAATGGACCCTGCCGGGCGGCCGGGTCGATCTGGGCGAGACCAGCGCCGAAACCGTGGCGCGAGAAATGGTGGAAGAGCTGGGGCAGGTGGTCAGCGTCGGACGACTGGTCTTCATCGGCGAGAACTTCTTCTCGCTCGATGGGCGCATGGTGCACGAGTTTGCGCTGTTTTATGAGATGACCGTGCCCGAGGCGTTCCCGTTCCTCTCTGATGAGGTCTGCCATCGAGTGCGTGACGGCAATAACGACCTGGAGTTTCGCTGGGTGCCCACCGATCCGCAACGGCTCTCGGCCCTGCCGCTGCGGCCGGCGCCGCTGCAGACGCGGCTGGCAAGTCTGCCTTCAGCAACGGAACTTTTCGCCGTGAGGTTCGGTTCGTGA
- a CDS encoding DNA-directed RNA polymerase subunit alpha C-terminal domain-containing protein: MSPNDPLAGTVKLSRPAHGALAHAGIKTFADLAKWTQKDVAALHGVGPKSFPELTAALTERGLAFRQP; the protein is encoded by the coding sequence ATGAGCCCCAACGATCCTCTGGCCGGTACGGTCAAGCTGAGCCGGCCGGCCCACGGCGCGCTCGCACATGCCGGTATCAAGACCTTCGCCGATCTGGCCAAATGGACGCAGAAGGATGTGGCGGCGCTGCACGGCGTCGGCCCCAAGAGCTTTCCCGAACTTACGGCGGCCCTGACGGAGCGCGGCCTGGCCTTCCGACAGCCTTGA
- a CDS encoding metallophosphoesterase — translation MSAHITHYAPTPPGWPADLPLRVAVLTDIHASEPWTNAKRLALLCRQANALAPDITLLLGDYASGPHIGRDLLPHEWASELAKLSAPLGVHAILGNHDYDGHTRADVARGPTRAERALTGVGIPVYVNRAVRIDHAGRGFWLAGLGDQFAFMPGRSSDYGPSQGLDDLAGTLAQVTTDEPIVLMAHEPDIFPDVPPRVALTLSGHTHGGQIKVFGRTPVVPSRHGSRYVYGHIIENDRHLIVSSGLGYSGWPIRLGTRSEIVVIELGKEPS, via the coding sequence TTGAGCGCTCATATTACCCACTACGCGCCGACCCCGCCGGGCTGGCCCGCCGACCTGCCGCTCCGCGTCGCCGTATTGACCGACATTCACGCTTCCGAGCCGTGGACCAATGCCAAGCGGCTGGCGCTGCTCTGCCGTCAGGCCAATGCACTGGCGCCTGATATCACGCTGCTGCTCGGCGACTATGCCTCCGGCCCCCATATCGGCCGTGACCTGCTGCCCCATGAATGGGCCAGCGAGCTGGCCAAGCTTTCCGCACCCCTGGGCGTGCATGCTATCCTCGGCAATCACGACTATGACGGCCATACCCGCGCCGACGTGGCGCGCGGGCCAACGCGGGCGGAGCGGGCGCTCACGGGCGTTGGCATACCCGTCTATGTCAACCGCGCAGTGCGCATCGATCATGCTGGACGCGGGTTCTGGCTGGCGGGCTTGGGCGATCAGTTCGCCTTCATGCCGGGTCGTTCGTCCGACTATGGTCCGTCGCAGGGGCTTGACGATCTGGCGGGTACACTGGCGCAGGTTACGACCGACGAACCGATCGTGTTGATGGCGCATGAGCCCGATATCTTTCCGGACGTGCCGCCCCGCGTCGCCCTGACCCTGTCCGGCCATACCCATGGCGGGCAGATCAAGGTGTTCGGCCGGACGCCCGTGGTTCCCTCGCGCCACGGCAGCCGTTATGTCTATGGCCATATCATCGAAAACGACCGGCATCTGATCGTCTCCTCGGGCCTGGGCTATTCGGGCTGGCCGATCCGGCTGGGCACACGTTCGGAAATCGTGGTGATCGAACTGGGCAAGGAACCGTCGTGA
- the ybgC gene encoding tol-pal system-associated acyl-CoA thioesterase yields the protein MISHRFPVRIYYEDTDFSGNVYHAAYLKFFERGRTEFLRDEGIHHSELAAEGIAFAVRSMDIQFDGAAHIDDLLTVTTEVAALSGARLTLSQAILRDETVLTRASVVVVAIKTSGGPARMPREILARFAPSA from the coding sequence GTGATCAGTCACCGCTTTCCCGTTCGCATTTACTACGAAGACACCGATTTCTCCGGGAACGTCTATCACGCCGCCTACCTCAAATTCTTCGAACGTGGGCGGACTGAGTTCCTGCGCGACGAGGGCATTCATCACTCCGAGCTTGCGGCGGAGGGCATCGCCTTTGCCGTGCGCTCCATGGACATCCAGTTCGATGGTGCGGCGCATATCGATGATCTACTGACCGTGACCACCGAAGTTGCTGCGCTTTCGGGCGCTCGCCTCACTCTCAGCCAGGCAATTTTGCGTGATGAGACAGTATTGACGCGCGCCAGCGTGGTGGTGGTCGCGATCAAGACCTCAGGCGGCCCGGCGCGAATGCCACGGGAAATCCTCGCCCGCTTTGCGCCCAGCGCCTAG
- a CDS encoding TIGR00282 family metallophosphoesterase has product MRLLFLGDVVGRSGRDAIAERLPGIIDRYKFDFVVINGENASHGRGLTEPHFKGLRDAGADIVTLGDHAFDQRDTISFIEREPTLVRPLNMPAGTPGRGAMFVEGRNGHRVLVINALGRVFMGPTDDPFRAVEAAVAACPLGEQADAIVVDFHTEATSEIQGMGFFMDGRVSLVVGTHTHIPTSDQRILKGGTALMADAGMCGDFDSIIGVDAEEPLNRFLTGIANGRFTPAEGEATLCGVAIETDPRTGLTTKVLPVRIGGTLAQAEPMF; this is encoded by the coding sequence ATGAGGCTGTTGTTTCTGGGCGACGTCGTGGGCCGTTCCGGCCGGGATGCCATTGCCGAGCGTCTGCCAGGCATTATCGATCGCTACAAGTTCGACTTCGTCGTCATCAATGGCGAAAATGCCAGCCATGGACGCGGGCTCACCGAGCCGCATTTCAAGGGGCTGCGCGATGCCGGTGCCGATATTGTGACGCTGGGCGATCACGCCTTCGACCAGCGTGACACGATTTCGTTCATCGAGCGCGAGCCGACGCTGGTGCGGCCACTCAATATGCCGGCCGGTACGCCGGGGCGCGGCGCCATGTTCGTCGAGGGCCGCAATGGCCATCGCGTACTGGTCATCAACGCGCTGGGCCGGGTGTTCATGGGCCCAACCGACGATCCATTCCGCGCCGTCGAGGCTGCCGTTGCCGCTTGCCCGCTGGGCGAGCAGGCCGATGCCATCGTGGTCGACTTCCACACCGAGGCGACCTCGGAAATCCAGGGCATGGGCTTTTTCATGGACGGGCGGGTAAGCTTGGTTGTGGGCACGCATACCCACATCCCCACGTCTGACCAGCGCATCCTCAAGGGCGGCACGGCGCTGATGGCCGATGCGGGTATGTGCGGGGATTTCGACTCCATCATCGGCGTCGATGCCGAGGAGCCGCTCAACCGGTTCCTCACAGGTATCGCCAATGGACGCTTTACGCCGGCTGAAGGCGAAGCGACGCTGTGTGGCGTGGCAATCGAGACCGATCCGCGCACGGGGCTGACGACGAAAGTGCTCCCGGTGCGGATCGGCGGTACGCTGGCGCAGGCGGAGCCGATGTTCTGA
- a CDS encoding YebC/PmpR family DNA-binding transcriptional regulator: MAGHSHAKNIMHRKGKSDAARSKVFSKLAREITVAAKMGMPDPAFNSRLRLAVTNARAQSMPKDNIDRAIKKAIGSDGENYDEIRYEGYGPGGVAIIVETLTDNRNRTASNVRSYFSKNGGAMGETNSVGFMFDKVGEITYSLKAGSEDKVMEAAIEAGADDVESDEEGHYITTSFEAMVEVAAALEKVLGEAESVKAIWKPQTNTPIDAEKGATLMKLISTLEEDDDVQNVYSNFDMSDEEAAKLES, encoded by the coding sequence ATGGCCGGCCATTCACACGCCAAAAACATTATGCACCGCAAGGGCAAGTCCGATGCGGCGCGCTCCAAGGTCTTTTCCAAGCTGGCCCGCGAAATCACCGTGGCAGCCAAGATGGGCATGCCCGACCCGGCCTTCAATTCCCGCCTGCGCCTCGCGGTGACCAATGCCCGCGCCCAGTCCATGCCCAAGGACAATATCGACCGCGCCATCAAGAAGGCGATCGGCTCGGATGGCGAGAACTATGACGAAATCCGCTACGAGGGCTATGGCCCCGGCGGCGTCGCCATCATCGTCGAGACGCTGACCGACAATCGCAACCGCACCGCCTCCAATGTCCGCTCGTACTTCTCCAAGAATGGCGGCGCGATGGGTGAAACCAATTCGGTCGGCTTCATGTTCGACAAGGTCGGTGAGATCACCTACTCGCTCAAGGCCGGCTCGGAAGACAAGGTGATGGAAGCGGCGATCGAAGCGGGCGCCGACGACGTCGAGAGCGACGAAGAGGGCCACTACATCACCACCTCGTTCGAGGCGATGGTGGAAGTTGCCGCGGCGCTGGAAAAGGTTCTGGGCGAGGCCGAGTCGGTCAAGGCCATCTGGAAGCCGCAAACCAATACGCCGATCGACGCCGAAAAGGGCGCGACGCTGATGAAGTTGATTTCGACGCTCGAGGAAGACGATGACGTGCAGAACGTCTATTCGAACTTCGATATGAGCGACGAAGAAGCCGCCAAGCTAGAAAGCTGA
- a CDS encoding SecDF P1 head subdomain-containing protein, whose product MALLRTLGLGIVAAALFGAAGVSAEELVLGVVRAEVAEDGYSGGPALNVWLTPEARAAFAAFTLDHVGQKTDLLVNGDVLSSPVIQTPIDTEMLLLSGVGSFAQAEEMAASLNRKKATISVRLSAP is encoded by the coding sequence ATGGCTCTCCTCCGCACGCTGGGCCTAGGAATTGTCGCCGCCGCACTGTTCGGCGCCGCGGGGGTTTCGGCCGAAGAACTGGTTCTAGGCGTCGTGCGGGCGGAAGTTGCCGAAGACGGCTATTCGGGTGGACCGGCGCTAAATGTCTGGCTGACGCCCGAGGCACGCGCCGCCTTTGCGGCCTTTACGCTGGATCATGTCGGGCAGAAGACGGATCTCCTCGTCAATGGTGACGTCCTGTCCTCGCCCGTTATCCAGACGCCGATCGACACCGAAATGCTGCTGCTGTCAGGCGTTGGCAGTTTTGCGCAGGCTGAGGAGATGGCCGCATCGCTCAATCGCAAGAAGGCAACCATATCGGTTCGGCTCAGCGCGCCTTGA
- a CDS encoding GGDEF domain-containing protein, with protein sequence MLPSKTLTALQSWSSVGRWTFFGTLACVAVSVLFNALFFDDLGYEALRRSIISATVLPIALGLPLFCYMSMRIRGLAITNVRLGMVARTDSLTACLNRGAFTAKVSLLLSQRKPGSTGALLMIDADNFKAINDLFGHDAGDEALTIIARSIRAILRAGDLVGRMGGEEFGVYLPGVDQRGAEAIAERIRRSVNLAAFAPEGRQRPLSVSVGGAVFEGPASFTELFRIADQRLYGAKQAGRNRTTVAHFDDHPVIGIKRSA encoded by the coding sequence ATGCTGCCTTCCAAGACTTTGACTGCCCTGCAGAGCTGGTCCAGTGTCGGCCGCTGGACCTTCTTCGGGACGCTGGCCTGCGTCGCCGTGTCGGTGCTGTTCAACGCGCTGTTCTTCGACGATCTGGGCTATGAGGCGCTGCGGCGGTCGATCATCAGCGCCACGGTGCTGCCCATAGCGCTCGGGCTGCCGCTGTTCTGCTACATGAGCATGCGCATACGCGGCCTTGCCATCACCAATGTGCGCCTGGGCATGGTAGCGCGCACCGATAGCCTCACTGCCTGCCTCAACCGCGGGGCCTTTACCGCCAAGGTCAGCCTGCTGCTGTCGCAACGCAAGCCCGGCAGCACCGGCGCTCTGCTGATGATCGACGCCGATAACTTCAAGGCCATCAACGATCTGTTCGGTCACGATGCCGGCGACGAGGCCCTGACCATCATCGCACGCTCCATTCGCGCCATTCTGCGCGCCGGCGACCTGGTCGGACGCATGGGCGGCGAGGAATTCGGCGTCTATTTGCCCGGCGTCGACCAGCGCGGCGCCGAAGCTATTGCCGAGCGCATCCGCCGTTCGGTCAACCTGGCGGCTTTCGCGCCGGAGGGCCGCCAGCGTCCGCTGTCGGTCAGCGTTGGCGGCGCGGTGTTCGAGGGGCCAGCCAGCTTTACCGAGCTGTTCCGCATTGCCGACCAGCGCCTCTATGGCGCCAAGCAAGCCGGGCGCAACCGCACCACCGTCGCTCATTTCGACGACCATCCGGTGATCGGCATCAAGCGCAGCGCATGA
- the ruvC gene encoding crossover junction endodeoxyribonuclease RuvC, translated as MTSPTRIIGIDPGLRRCGWGIIETTGNRLTFVGAGTVTPPVDGSLAERLAVLFAALGEVLDRFAPDEAAVEETFVNAGARSALILGQARGVALLTPAARGLPVAEYAANLVKKSVVGTGHAEKGQVALMVKTLMPAADFKGADAADALAIAICHAHHRVANQRLRALA; from the coding sequence ATGACGTCTCCCACGCGAATCATCGGCATCGATCCAGGCTTGCGCCGTTGCGGCTGGGGCATTATCGAGACCACAGGCAACCGGCTGACCTTTGTGGGCGCTGGAACGGTGACGCCGCCGGTCGATGGTTCGCTGGCGGAGCGGCTGGCCGTGCTGTTCGCGGCGCTGGGCGAGGTGCTCGACCGGTTCGCGCCCGATGAAGCGGCGGTGGAGGAGACCTTTGTCAATGCCGGCGCCCGCTCGGCGCTGATCCTGGGCCAGGCGCGCGGGGTGGCTCTGCTGACGCCGGCAGCGCGGGGCCTGCCGGTGGCCGAATATGCGGCCAATCTGGTCAAGAAATCCGTGGTCGGCACCGGCCATGCCGAAAAAGGCCAGGTGGCGCTGATGGTCAAGACACTGATGCCGGCCGCCGACTTCAAGGGCGCCGATGCCGCCGATGCGCTGGCCATCGCCATCTGCCATGCGCATCACCGCGTGGCCAATCAGCGGCTGAGGGCTCTGGCATGA
- the ruvB gene encoding Holliday junction branch migration DNA helicase RuvB — MTDLTSAAAGRDDPLDVSLRPSGFSEFVGQAAARANLEVFIQAAKQRGTALDHVLFVGPPGLGKTTLAQIISRELGVGFRATSGPVIAKAGDLAALLTNLEDRDVLFIDEIHRLNPAIEEVLYPAMEDFQLDLIIGEGPAARSVRIDLARFTLVGATTRAGLLTTPLRDRFGIPVRLNFYTPEELVQIVQRGARLLGMPMAPDGAMEIARRSRGTPRIAGRLLRRVTDFALVDGSGEITRAIADKALLRLDVDARGLDQLDRRYLTTIADFYNGGPVGIETIAAALSEPRDAIEEIVEPYLIQQGFIQRTPRGRMLTGAAFQHLGKLVPQGFVGLQASLFEEPEE; from the coding sequence TTGACTGATCTGACTTCCGCCGCGGCCGGTCGCGACGATCCGCTCGACGTTTCCCTGCGCCCATCCGGTTTTTCCGAGTTCGTTGGCCAGGCGGCGGCGCGGGCAAATCTCGAAGTCTTCATCCAGGCGGCCAAGCAGCGCGGTACGGCGCTCGATCATGTGCTGTTTGTTGGTCCGCCAGGCCTGGGCAAGACCACGCTGGCGCAGATCATTTCGCGCGAACTGGGCGTCGGCTTCCGTGCCACATCCGGCCCTGTCATTGCGAAGGCCGGAGATCTGGCGGCGCTGCTGACCAATCTCGAAGACCGCGATGTGCTGTTCATCGACGAAATCCACCGGCTCAATCCGGCGATCGAGGAAGTGCTCTATCCGGCGATGGAGGATTTCCAGCTCGATCTGATCATTGGCGAGGGCCCCGCGGCCCGCTCGGTGCGGATCGACCTGGCGCGGTTCACGCTGGTCGGGGCCACGACGCGCGCGGGCCTGCTGACCACACCGCTGCGCGATCGCTTCGGCATACCGGTGCGGCTCAATTTCTATACGCCCGAGGAGCTGGTGCAGATCGTGCAGCGCGGGGCGCGGCTGCTCGGCATGCCGATGGCGCCCGATGGCGCAATGGAAATCGCCCGCCGGTCGCGCGGGACGCCGCGTATCGCCGGGCGGCTACTACGCCGAGTGACCGATTTTGCGCTGGTCGATGGCTCCGGCGAGATTACCCGTGCCATCGCCGACAAGGCGCTGTTGCGGCTTGACGTCGATGCGCGCGGGCTCGATCAGCTCGACCGGCGCTACCTCACCACCATTGCCGACTTCTACAATGGCGGCCCGGTTGGCATCGAGACCATTGCGGCGGCGCTGAGCGAGCCGCGCGATGCGATCGAGGAAATCGTCGAGCCCTATTTGATCCAGCAAGGCTTCATTCAGCGGACACCGCGCGGCCGCATGCTGACCGGCGCCGCGTTCCAGCACTTGGGCAAGCTGGTGCCGCAGGGCTTTGTGGGTCTGCAGGCAAGCCTGTTCGAGGAGCCGGAAGAATGA
- a CDS encoding NUDIX hydrolase: MTAARRMICFDEGPRRFQLRAAGIALRDGRLLVHRATHEDFWTLPGGRVEFGETAAETLQREMVEELGQTVVVQRLLFTCETMFDLGGRHYHEIGFYHLMAVPDVFGTGEGICHRVRDGDAELEFKWVDADAASLADTPFYPAAMQRHLSPLPDAVRHLVDIETVAA, from the coding sequence GTGACCGCAGCGCGCCGTATGATCTGCTTCGACGAAGGGCCACGCCGCTTCCAGCTGCGGGCGGCCGGCATTGCCCTGCGCGATGGCCGCCTGCTGGTCCACCGCGCCACGCATGAAGATTTCTGGACGCTGCCGGGCGGGCGGGTCGAGTTTGGCGAGACGGCGGCCGAAACGCTGCAGCGCGAAATGGTCGAGGAACTCGGGCAGACGGTCGTGGTGCAGCGGCTGCTGTTTACCTGCGAGACCATGTTCGATCTTGGCGGCCGGCACTATCACGAGATCGGTTTTTACCACCTGATGGCGGTGCCCGACGTCTTCGGGACGGGGGAAGGTATCTGCCATCGCGTTCGCGACGGAGATGCCGAACTCGAATTCAAGTGGGTCGACGCCGATGCGGCCAGCCTGGCAGACACGCCATTCTATCCGGCGGCCATGCAGCGACATTTGTCACCCTTGCCAGATGCGGTCCGGCATCTGGTCGATATCGAAACGGTCGCGGCATGA
- the tolQ gene encoding protein TolQ translates to MDAVGTVVPHTDFSIWGLFWAADWIVKSVMLGLLGASIWCWAIIVDKTIVYRRTQSEMNRFERTFWSGQSLEELYQQQAEKPSGGLGAVFVAAMKEWKRSHEQNAASFVGMQQRLDKVLDVAIARESETLEKRLGFLATIGSAGPFIGLFGTVWGIMNAFTAIAASSNTNLAVVAGPIAEALFATAIGLVAAIPAVIAYNKLSSDASKMIGRLEGFADEFSTILSRQLEARSR, encoded by the coding sequence ATGGACGCTGTGGGAACCGTCGTTCCGCACACCGATTTTTCCATCTGGGGCCTGTTCTGGGCCGCCGACTGGATTGTGAAGTCCGTCATGCTCGGCCTCTTGGGCGCATCGATCTGGTGCTGGGCCATCATTGTCGACAAGACGATCGTTTATCGCCGCACGCAGAGCGAGATGAACCGCTTCGAGCGCACGTTCTGGTCGGGCCAGTCGCTTGAAGAGCTCTACCAGCAGCAGGCCGAGAAGCCCTCGGGTGGGCTTGGCGCGGTGTTCGTTGCGGCGATGAAGGAATGGAAGCGCAGCCACGAGCAGAACGCGGCCAGCTTTGTCGGCATGCAGCAACGCCTCGACAAGGTGCTCGATGTCGCCATTGCGCGCGAGAGCGAGACGCTGGAAAAGCGCCTCGGCTTCCTCGCGACCATCGGCTCGGCTGGTCCGTTCATCGGCCTTTTCGGCACGGTCTGGGGCATCATGAATGCCTTCACCGCCATTGCCGCCTCGTCCAATACCAATCTGGCGGTTGTTGCCGGCCCGATCGCCGAGGCGCTGTTTGCCACGGCCATCGGTCTGGTCGCCGCTATTCCGGCGGTTATCGCCTATAACAAGCTGAGCTCCGATGCTTCCAAGATGATCGGGCGTCTCGAGGGCTTCGCCGACGAGTTCTCGACCATTCTGAGCCGTCAGCTCGAAGCCCGGAGCCGCTGA
- the ruvA gene encoding Holliday junction branch migration protein RuvA: MIGKLKGLVDSFGDDFVLIDCGGVCYEAFCSSRTLQELPRVGEAAVVFIETIVREDMIRLYGFSSEAEKAWFNLLMTVQGVGARVALAILSVLSTSEISSAIALQDKAMIGRANGVGPKLAIRVVTELKGKVPAGGGIDAGTLGLQSALGDGNASSAITDAVSALTNLGYSSAQASAALARIVAREGDSVPTEKLIRLGLRELSS, from the coding sequence ATGATCGGCAAACTCAAAGGATTGGTCGACAGTTTCGGCGACGACTTCGTGCTGATCGACTGCGGCGGGGTCTGCTACGAGGCGTTCTGCTCGAGCCGCACGCTGCAGGAGCTGCCGCGCGTCGGCGAGGCGGCGGTGGTGTTCATCGAAACCATCGTCCGCGAGGATATGATCCGCCTCTACGGCTTTTCCAGCGAGGCGGAGAAGGCGTGGTTCAACCTGCTGATGACCGTGCAAGGCGTCGGCGCGCGGGTGGCGCTCGCGATCCTCTCCGTGCTGTCTACCTCCGAGATTTCGAGCGCGATAGCCTTGCAAGATAAGGCGATGATCGGCCGCGCCAATGGCGTCGGGCCCAAGCTGGCCATTCGCGTGGTCACCGAACTCAAGGGCAAGGTGCCGGCCGGCGGTGGCATCGATGCGGGCACGCTGGGCCTGCAATCGGCGCTGGGTGACGGCAATGCTTCGAGCGCTATCACCGACGCCGTTTCGGCGTTGACCAATCTGGGCTATTCCAGCGCCCAGGCTTCCGCCGCACTGGCGCGCATCGTTGCCCGCGAAGGCGACAGCGTGCCCACCGAGAAGCTGATCCGACTGGGACTGCGGGAGCTGAGTAGTTGA